A region from the Perca fluviatilis chromosome 16, GENO_Pfluv_1.0, whole genome shotgun sequence genome encodes:
- the timm10b gene encoding mitochondrial import inner membrane translocase subunit Tim10 B, with protein sequence MDPDQQLRNLRDFLLVYNRMTETCFQRCSSNFNYRNLTMDEERCVDSCAGKLIRSNHRLMSTYVQLMPRMVQRRMEEMESKAAENAKAAEAAASAYVEPPATEASPASLTPITLSPPPQVPPLLDQPFTSMTIDDVGVGPQAHGSVLKPAGSDIPVELDTAVSKFTTAPEVKLSAASPLTPVTETVNLSVLNEAGNGPSYKASFAQPLIAGAQIESEISAPVFMPSKPMSLTGDVPVSTVAAPTMSKSIESLSGQERAPEVPPPSGQ encoded by the exons ATGGATCCTGACCAGCAACTGAGAAAT CTGCGGGATTTCCTTTTGGTTTACAACCGCATGACTGAAACTTGTTTCCAGCGATGCAGCAGCAACTTCAACTACAGAAACCTTACCATGGACGAG GAGCGATGTGTGGACAGCTGTGCAGGGAAGCTGATCCGCTCTAACCACCGCCTGATGAGCACCTATGTGCAGCTGATGCCTCGGATGGTGCAGCGTCGGATGGAGGAGATGGAGAGCAAGGCTGCAGAAAATGCCAAGGCAGCAGAGGCAGCTGCTTCTGCATATGTGGAGCCCCCTGCCACAGAGGCCTCACCAGCATCTCTAACCCCCATCACCTTATCTCCACCCCCACAAGTACCTCCACTGCTGGATCAACCTTTTACCTCAATGACGATTGACGATGTCGGGGTCGGACCACAGGCCCATGGCTCAGTCTTAAAGCCAGCAGGATCAGATATTCCAGTTGAGCTTGACACTGCTGTTTCAAAATTCACAACAGCCCCAGAAGTTAAATTATCAGCTGCCTCCCCACTCACACCTGTGACTGAAACGGTGAATCTCTCAGTGCTTAATGAAGCTGGCAATGGACCATCTTATAAAGCAAGCTTTGCTCAGCCGCTGATAGCTGGTGCCCAAATTGAGTCTGAGATCTCAGCGCCTGTGTTTATGCCATCTAAACCAATGTCTTTAACAGGAGATGTGCCTGTGTCAACAGTAGCTGCACCTACAATGTCCAAATCCATTGAGAGCCTGTCAGGCCAAGAGAGAGCCCCAGAGGTTCCCCCGCCATCAGGCCAGTAA